One window of the Sparus aurata chromosome 17, fSpaAur1.1, whole genome shotgun sequence genome contains the following:
- the LOC115566825 gene encoding beta-2 adrenergic receptor translates to MIETGTPSMSDRTEPAHCTVCCCTLANKILMVLFMVLLILAILFGNLVTLAVILGNKHFHTSQGYLKASLAVADLAVGIFVVPLSVYAEVYLMVTDSAPDWTAYNSQSVSFHPCNVIGPIFAGCTLVSITTIFLLTIERSIAVLRPLHKDSVITRKRTTILIVLSWVGSFFLAVSPLVFSSEIALEYNSCSRMCNYALGTIGEFPSQAWNILLLFPAFDFTLLGGTVVINIISLSSIRQHSKRRKHLAESECQSTTKPTFSDIKAAKTIGTLTVAFTASFTPIAVFVVGNVLGNKWCNFSFFAFWILATNSCWNVIIYSVQDQKFRLRAHKLLVPFQRKNTSKS, encoded by the coding sequence ATGATTGAGACCGGGACTCCGAGCATGTCGGACAGAACTGAGCCGGCGCACTGCACCGTGTGCTGCTGCACGCTGGCCAACAAGATCCTCATGGTGCTCTTCATGGTGCTGCTCATCTTGGCCATCTTGTTTGGGAACTTGGTGACTCTGGCTGTGATTTTAGGGAATAAACACTTCCATACGTCGCAGGGATACCTGAAGGCGTCGCTCGCCGTGGCCGATCTGGCCGTGGGAATATTCGTGGTGCCGCTGTCCGTCTACGCGGAGGTCTATCTCATGGTGACCGACTCGGCACCGGACTGGACCGCGTACAACTCACAGTCGGTTAGTTTCCATCCGTGCAACGTCATCGGTCCCATCTTCGCCGGGTGCACTTTGGTCTCCATCACGACCATTTTCCTGCTGACCATCGAGAGGAGCATCGCCGTGTTGAGGCCGCTGCACAAGGACTCTGTGATCACACGTAAAAGGACCACGATCCTCATCGTCCTGTCCTGGGTGGGGAGCTTCTTCTTGGCGGTGTCTCCGCTGGTTTTCAGCAGCGAGATCGCTCTGGAGTACAACTCCTGCAGCCGGATGTGTAATTACGCTCTGGGGACCATCGGCGAGTTCCCGAGCCAGGCCTGGAAcatcctccttctcttccccgCCTTTGACTTCACCCTCTTGGGAGGAACCGTGGTCATTAACATCATCTCTCTGTCCAGCATCAGGCAGCACTCGAAGCGCAGGAAACACCTGGCCGAGTCCGAGTGCCAGAGCACAACCAAACCGACCTTCTCCGACATCAAGGCAGCCAAAACAATCGGGACTCTGACTGTGGCGTTTACCGCATCCTTCACCCCCATCGCCGTCTTTGTGGTCGGCAACGTTCTGGGGAATAAATGGTGCAACTTCTCCTTTTTTGCCTTCTGGATTTTGGCCACCAACAGTTGCTGGAATGTCATAATTTACAGCGTGCAAGATCAGAAGTTCAGACTTCGTGCACACAAGCTCCTCGTGCCTTTCCAGAGAAAAAACACGAGCAAATCCTAA